The region ACCCACAGCGGCGGCGGGCTCGTCCCCGGCGCGTGGACCGAGGCCACCGGCCTGCCCGGCGACTGGGTGACGTCGGTCGCGATCGACTACCGCGACTCGAGCAACGTCGCCTACGCGACCTTCTCCGGCTTCCGCTCCGGCAACCAGAAGTCGATGGTCTACCGCACCGTCGACGGCGGCGTGACCTGGACCGACATCAGCGGCGACCTGCCGCAGGCGCCGGTCAACGACGTCCTGCCCGTCGGTGACGACGTCGTCGTCGCGACCGACGTCGGCGTCTTCGTCTCCCGCGCGATGTCGAAGGGCCCGTCGGGCCAGTGGCTCAAGGTCGGCGGCAACCTGCCCGCCGCGCCGATCACCGACGTGAAGTGGCACGTGAAGGACACGCTGCTGTTCGCGGCCAACTTCGGTCGCGGTGCCTTCGCGATCTCGCTGCCGCAGCTCGGCATGCTCGGCCCGATCACGGCCGCCCCGCCGGTCGTCACGCCGCCCGTCGTCGCCCCGCCGGTCGATGCCGCGCCGCTGCCCGCGACGGGTCTGCCGACCGGCCTCGCCGTCCTCGGCCTCACGGTCATGGGCGCCGCCGTCCTCACCCGCCGCCGCCTCCGCACCTGACGGCTCGTCCCGGGTTCCGGCCGGGCGAGATGACCTGATCGGGTGACCGGGGCGGGGCGTCACGCCCCGATCACCCGTGCATGGGACGCCGTCGCACCGCCGCGCGCTGTGCGGCCTGGGCGGTGTCGGCGCTGCTCGTCGGGCTCCCGCTGCTGCCCGCCGGCGCGACGGCGGCGGTTCCGGAGGTGCGCATCAGCGGCGACGTCCAGGGCTTGCGCCCGGGAGCGGCCGGCCGACTGGTGCTCACGTTGACGAGCCCGGCCGAGGCCGTGGTCACCTCGCTGTCGGCCCGCGTGACCGGGGTCTCGCCCGGGTGCGAGCAGGGTGCGCTGACGGTCGAGCCGTGGACGGGCCGTGTCGTCGTACCCGCTGGTGGGTCTGTCGCGCAGCCGCTGGTGCTGCACGTGGCCGACGTCGCCGGGTGCGACGGGGCGACCTGGCAGCTCGCCTACTCCGCGAGCTGAGCTACGTCAGGTCGAAGGTCTCGGCGATCTGCTGGCGCGGTGGCGGCATCGTGTCGAGGTCCATGCCGAAGCGCTCGGCCACGACGGCGAGCGCCGGCTGCAGCCGGTCGTGCTCGAAGGCGTAGAAGTCGGCCTCGCAGTCACACACGTCGACGACGCGGATGCCCTCGGGGGTCTCGGTGGCGGTGTGCAGGACGAGCCCGCGCGGCCGGTCGACGTCGATGTGGAGCTCGGCGTTGACGGCCTCGATCATCTCCTTGGTCGCGCCGGGCATGTCCTGGGTGAGCACGATCGACATGGCTGCTCCTTCGCTCCGGGGAGCTCCGAGCAGACTCCTGGCGCGGAGGCGGGTCAATGGCCCGTCGTGACTGACCCGTCGGGTCAGGGCTGCCGCGGCATGCGGATCAGACCCTCTTGTACGACGCTGACCGCGAGGTCGCCGTCCTGGGTGAAGATCTGCCCCGTGGCGAGGCCACGGCCCGCACCGGTGCGCGGCGAGCGCTGGGAGTAGAGGAACCACTCGTCCGCGCGGAACGGCCGGTGGAACCACATCGCGTGGTCGAGGCTCGCCCCGACGACGTCGTCCGGACCCCAGCTGCGGCCGTGCGCCGACAGCGTCGAGTCGAGCAGGGTCATGTCGCTGGCGAACGCGACCGCGCAGACGTGCAGCAGCGGGTCGTCGGGCAGTGTGCCGTTGGCGCGCATCCAGACCTTCTGCTCGGCGATGCGCAGGCCCTTCTCCTTCGCGACCCGCGGGTGGGTGCCGGCGTGGCGGATCTCGATGGGGCGCGGCCGCGCGACCCAGGCCATCAGCGGGTCGTCGAGGTAGGGCTCGAGGACCTGGGCGAGGGTCGGCAGCTCGTCGGGGGGAGCGACCTCGGGCATCGGGTCGGAGTGGGTGTAGCCCTCCTCGAGGACCTGGAACGACGCCGACATCGTGAAGATGGCCTTGCCGTGCTG is a window of Mycobacteriales bacterium DNA encoding:
- the tesB gene encoding acyl-CoA thioesterase II, which codes for MTQEALDRLIALLDLERIEVDIFRGSQPEESLLRVFGGQVAGQALVAAGRTAPEDRPVHSLHAYFLRPGDPSVPIVYEVDRIRDGRSFSTRRVVAIQHGKAIFTMSASFQVLEEGYTHSDPMPEVAPPDELPTLAQVLEPYLDDPLMAWVARPRPIEIRHAGTHPRVAKEKGLRIAEQKVWMRANGTLPDDPLLHVCAVAFASDMTLLDSTLSAHGRSWGPDDVVGASLDHAMWFHRPFRADEWFLYSQRSPRTGAGRGLATGQIFTQDGDLAVSVVQEGLIRMPRQP